The genomic interval AAAACGAGGGCTATAGCTCTGGCTAATCAAAAGGGTGGTGTGGGAAAGAGTACTACGGCTGTTAATCTTTCTGCTGCCATTGCTTCTCTTGGTAAGAAAGTTCTTTTGGTTGATGTAGATCCTCAGGGAAATGCCACAAGCGGAGTCGGAATAGAGAAGGAAAAAATAGAATGTAGTTTATACGATGTTATTTTAGGAAATGTGGAGATAGAGAGAGCGATTTTAAAAAATGTTTACGTGAACTTGGATATAATACCTGCAAATATTGACCTTGCGGGAGCAGAGATAGAGATGGTTAATGCTGTTTCACGTGAAACACGCTTAAGAAGAGCTTTAGATTCATTGATGGGAAAGTATGATTATATATTTATGGATTGCCCTCCTTCTCTGGGGTTGCTTACGATAAATGCTTTAACTGCAGCTCATGCTGTTATAATTCCTATACAGTGTGAATATTATGCTCTCGAAGGATTGGGGCAACTTTTAAAAACGATAGAACTTGTTAAGGACTATTTAAACCCAAACTTAGAGATAGACGGAGTTTTATTAACTATGTTTGATGTAAGGACAAAACTATCTCAACAAGTAGCAGCGGAAGTTAAAAATTATTTTAAGGACAAGGTTTATAAGACGATTGTCCCAAGAAGTGTAAGACTTAGTGAAGCTCCAAGCTATGGTAAACCAGTTATATATTATGCTCCGAAGTCAAAAGGGGCGAAAGCTTATCTTTCTCTGGCAAGAGAGCTTTTAAGGAGAAAGCGAGGGTGATATAAATGGGTGCTAAAGTTAAAGGAGGTTTAGGTAAAGGGTTAGGGGCTTTGATTCCCTCTGCTTCTGAAGGGGAAAAGTTAAAAGAGATATCAATAGATAGTATTTCCCCAAATCCTTTTCAGCCTCGTCAAACTTGGGATGATGGGGCGCTTGAGGAGTTAGTTGCTTCGATAAGGAGATATGGAGTTCTTCAACCTATTATTGTTCGTAAAACTGATCGAGGTTATGAAGTGGTGGCAGGTGAGAGAAGGCTTAGAGCGGCTAAAAAAGCTGGGTTTACCAAGATTCCTGCGATAGTGAGGGAATTATCTGATAGAGATCTGATGGAATATGCTCTTGTTGAAAACCTTCAGAGGGAGGATCTTAATCCTATAGAGGCAGCACGGGCTATAAAGAATCTAATTGATAGATTTGGCTTGACGCAAGAGGAAGTCGCGGATCGAATT from Synergistota bacterium carries:
- a CDS encoding ParB/RepB/Spo0J family partition protein, coding for MGAKVKGGLGKGLGALIPSASEGEKLKEISIDSISPNPFQPRQTWDDGALEELVASIRRYGVLQPIIVRKTDRGYEVVAGERRLRAAKKAGFTKIPAIVRELSDRDLMEYALVENLQREDLNPIEAARAIKNLIDRFGLTQEEVADRIGKKRSTVANILRLLKLPLEIQNMLAEGRITMGHARAILSLSNPDDQIKLAQKIVNNSLSVRDVEKEVSRKVRLVERDRKIEEKFLRLYRRRVRVKRSPQRSVEIFFNSDAEMEKFLAFLEDQVSALF
- a CDS encoding ParA family protein, which produces MKKTRAIALANQKGGVGKSTTAVNLSAAIASLGKKVLLVDVDPQGNATSGVGIEKEKIECSLYDVILGNVEIERAILKNVYVNLDIIPANIDLAGAEIEMVNAVSRETRLRRALDSLMGKYDYIFMDCPPSLGLLTINALTAAHAVIIPIQCEYYALEGLGQLLKTIELVKDYLNPNLEIDGVLLTMFDVRTKLSQQVAAEVKNYFKDKVYKTIVPRSVRLSEAPSYGKPVIYYAPKSKGAKAYLSLARELLRRKRG